In the genome of Rhipicephalus sanguineus isolate Rsan-2018 unplaced genomic scaffold, BIME_Rsan_1.4 Seq451, whole genome shotgun sequence, one region contains:
- the LOC119377384 gene encoding uncharacterized protein LOC119377384, whose amino-acid sequence MSIFLESAGTSGELPLTVLALIDNEVHLRSGIFVKEEQWAWLLSRPKDSLFCKKATKLLCSILELQNKNPTVAPCRRLVRQEDKRATEEGPDTKKVGGCG is encoded by the exons ATGTCGATCTTCTTGGAG AGTGCAGGGACCAGTGGTGAACTCCCACTTACAGTGTTGGCCCTCATAGATAATGAG GTCCATCTGAGAAGTGGCATATTCGTGAAGGAAGAGCAATGGGCTTGGCTGCTGTCGCGGCCCAAGGACTCCTTATTTTGCAAGAAGGCCACAAAGCTCCTGTGCAGTATCCTTGAGCTTCAGAACAAGAATCCCACAGTAGCGCCTTGTCGGCGCTTGGTGCGCCAGGAGGACAAACGGGCCACCGAAGAGGGCCCTGACACCAAGAAAGTTGGAGGCTGTGGCTAG
- the LOC125756224 gene encoding echinoderm microtubule-associated protein-like CG42247: MEQAELGSQAASGSTATTSTNWSSPMSTETSSTSSHKTPTRRLERRPEICWVHGYQGNGPFNNLHVVRSGEILYNVAALAVLFNRSKHQQRFYMGHSMDIDCIAYNYNEDVAATGQGAGFNHAPPAHIRIWKTDTLETLAVLGAGIINVGLSCLGFSYQVRYISFVMLAHKELCLLSFCFTINFVG; the protein is encoded by the exons ATGGAGCAAGCCGAGCTGGGCTCGCAGGCAGCCAGCGGCAGCACGGCCACTACGTCGACCAACTGGTCATCGCCCATGTCGACCGAGACGTCGTCCACGTCCAGCCACAAAACGCCCACCAGGAGGTTGGAGAGGAGGCCAGAAATATGCTGGGT ccacggctaCCAAGGCAACGGCCCATTTAACAACCTCCACGTGGTCCGCTCAGGTGAGATCCTCTACAATGTGGCGGCTCTGGCTGTCCTCTTCAACCGGTCCAAGCACCAGCAGCGCTTCTACATGGGACACTCTATGGACATCGACTG CATTGCGTACAATTACAACGAAGACGTCGCGGCGACGGGACAAGGCGCTGGCTTCAACCACGCACCTCCG GCTCACATTCGCATTTGGAAGACCGACACACTTGAAACGCTGGCAGTTCTTGGGGCGGGAATAATAAACGTAGGGCTGTCGTGCCTTGGATTTTCGTACCAGGTGAGATACATAAGCTTCGTCATGTTAGCGCACAAAGAACTTTGTCTGCTCAGTTTTTGTTtcacaataaattttgttggataA